A single region of the Sandaracinaceae bacterium genome encodes:
- a CDS encoding PQQ-binding-like beta-propeller repeat protein, whose product MIRRVFDLRAATFAIALGCLASSGCGPDFLGSGSYSWVGGGRDAPEVSTRAIRLRWRRQIGYDYEGAYVPVERSRPALDPGRDRLYVGSAAGEVWAMTATGARIYTYDAGSSIAAQPTLDVDRNELFVSTEGGVVHKLHASDGDLAWRSEVGGAISREAVLTDDAIYVVSDDDVVSALDRETGEALWRYRRDASEGFYVSAHAGLTLVEGHLLTAFTGGTVISLDPADGAIRWERDTSAELEAGPDGTPRFADVDTTPVVVDDLVYVASFAGGLYALELESGTVRWRDEALTGVTHITPASRRLLLLSSADLGVALIDREDREILWRKVPPRGAPGPVTVADDLVLFGESQGGFITLSLTTGRELGRIETGHGFTARAAVADGRGFVLTNGGVLLAFALPGAR is encoded by the coding sequence GTGATCCGCCGCGTGTTCGATCTGCGCGCGGCCACGTTCGCGATCGCCCTGGGCTGCCTCGCGTCGAGCGGCTGCGGCCCGGACTTCCTCGGGAGCGGGAGCTACAGCTGGGTCGGCGGCGGCCGGGACGCCCCGGAGGTCAGCACCCGCGCCATCCGCCTGCGCTGGCGCCGCCAGATCGGCTACGACTACGAGGGCGCCTACGTCCCGGTCGAGCGCTCGCGTCCGGCCCTCGATCCGGGCCGCGACCGCCTCTACGTCGGCTCGGCCGCGGGCGAGGTGTGGGCGATGACGGCGACCGGCGCGCGCATCTACACCTACGACGCGGGCTCCTCGATCGCCGCGCAGCCCACGCTCGACGTGGACCGCAACGAGCTGTTCGTCTCGACCGAGGGCGGCGTCGTGCACAAGCTGCACGCGAGCGACGGCGACCTGGCGTGGCGCTCCGAGGTCGGCGGCGCCATCAGCCGCGAGGCGGTCCTTACCGACGACGCCATCTACGTGGTCAGCGACGACGACGTGGTCAGCGCGCTCGACCGCGAGACGGGCGAGGCGCTCTGGCGCTACCGACGCGACGCGTCCGAGGGCTTCTACGTGAGCGCGCACGCGGGCCTCACGCTGGTCGAGGGGCACCTGCTGACCGCCTTCACCGGCGGCACGGTGATCTCGCTCGACCCCGCCGACGGCGCGATCCGCTGGGAGCGCGACACCTCGGCCGAGCTCGAGGCCGGCCCCGACGGCACGCCGCGCTTCGCCGACGTCGACACGACCCCGGTCGTGGTGGACGACCTCGTGTACGTGGCGAGCTTCGCCGGCGGCCTCTACGCGCTCGAGCTGGAGAGCGGCACCGTGCGCTGGCGCGACGAGGCGCTCACCGGCGTCACGCACATCACGCCCGCGAGCCGGCGGCTCTTGCTGCTCTCGAGCGCGGACCTCGGCGTCGCGCTGATCGACCGCGAGGACCGCGAGATCCTCTGGCGCAAGGTGCCCCCGCGCGGCGCCCCCGGCCCGGTCACCGTGGCCGACGATCTGGTGCTCTTCGGCGAGAGCCAGGGCGGCTTCATCACGCTGTCGTTGACCACGGGCCGCGAGCTGGGGCGCATCGAGACGGGCCACGGCTTCACGGCCCGCGCCGCGGTCGCGGATGGGCGCGGCTTCGTGCTCACGAACGGGGGCGTGCTGCTCGCGTTCGCGCTCCCCGGCGCGCGCTGA
- a CDS encoding tetratricopeptide repeat protein, translated as MAKDDRDEQETETEEQATSEEEETESSDGEAREDSDVEGSDEADSDADDSDDDDADDDDADDDDAGDDDADDDDADDDDADDDDADDDDADDDDADDDDADDGDADDGDADDDDADDEAAAASTGPRKARRRGKKGKKDRMSAGARLAAARAAKAARKAAKRGKEKQEEQAPLDAVKESDLGQKAAQAGEWAQQNQTIVYAIAAAVILGLGGYIGWHYHSKGQAEASATLLAEALEISTAELRGEDAPPPDEDDDAPTFSSAEARAEAALEAFEAVTTSHPDSAAAAWAYLGAGNALLELERYEDARQRFDRAIAVAGSDRTVLWRALEGKGFTHEAEEQWAEAAEVYQELSRVDDGSLDRVAQYHLGRMFLAQGEREQATETFRTLVEGLREASDDEEQQDFEFVLAQAEVRLAELDPSSAPARPALPSPGAPGAGGGAPGGPGGAGDLSQEQLQELIRRFQQQQQQGGGAPTPE; from the coding sequence GTGGCGAAGGACGACCGAGACGAGCAAGAGACCGAGACCGAAGAGCAGGCGACCTCCGAAGAGGAGGAGACCGAGAGCTCGGACGGCGAGGCGCGCGAAGACTCGGACGTGGAGGGCTCGGACGAGGCCGACTCGGACGCGGACGATTCGGACGACGACGACGCGGACGACGACGACGCGGACGACGACGACGCGGGCGACGACGACGCGGACGACGACGACGCGGACGACGACGACGCGGACGACGACGACGCGGACGACGACGACGCGGACGACGACGACGCGGACGACGACGACGCGGACGACGGCGACGCGGATGACGGCGACGCGGACGACGACGACGCGGACGACGAGGCGGCGGCGGCGTCGACCGGCCCGCGCAAGGCGCGGCGCCGCGGCAAGAAGGGCAAGAAAGATCGCATGAGCGCCGGCGCGCGCCTCGCCGCGGCCCGCGCGGCCAAGGCGGCCCGCAAGGCGGCCAAGCGCGGCAAGGAGAAGCAGGAGGAGCAGGCTCCGCTCGACGCCGTCAAGGAGAGCGACCTCGGACAGAAGGCGGCCCAGGCCGGCGAGTGGGCGCAGCAGAACCAGACCATCGTCTACGCCATCGCGGCCGCGGTGATCCTGGGCCTCGGCGGCTACATCGGCTGGCACTACCACTCCAAGGGCCAGGCGGAGGCGTCGGCGACGCTGCTCGCCGAGGCGCTCGAGATCAGCACCGCGGAGCTGCGCGGCGAAGACGCGCCCCCGCCCGACGAGGACGACGACGCGCCGACGTTCAGCAGCGCCGAGGCGCGCGCCGAGGCGGCCCTCGAGGCCTTCGAGGCCGTGACCACGAGCCACCCCGACAGCGCGGCCGCCGCCTGGGCCTACCTCGGCGCGGGCAACGCGCTGCTCGAGCTCGAGCGCTACGAGGACGCGCGCCAGCGCTTCGACCGCGCCATCGCCGTGGCCGGCTCCGACCGCACCGTGCTGTGGCGCGCGCTCGAGGGGAAGGGCTTCACCCACGAAGCCGAGGAGCAGTGGGCCGAGGCGGCCGAGGTCTACCAGGAGCTGTCCCGCGTGGACGACGGCAGCCTCGATCGCGTCGCGCAGTACCACCTCGGGCGCATGTTCCTCGCCCAGGGCGAGCGCGAGCAGGCCACCGAGACCTTCCGGACCCTCGTCGAGGGCCTCCGCGAGGCGAGCGACGACGAGGAGCAGCAGGACTTCGAGTTCGTGCTCGCGCAGGCCGAGGTCCGGCTCGCCGAGCTCGACCCGTCCTCGGCGCCGGCGCGTCCGGCCCTCCCGTCGCCCGGCGCGCCCGGCGCCGGCGGAGGCGCGCCCGGCGGCCCCGGCGGCGCGGGTGACCTCTCGCAGGAGCAGCTCCAGGAGCTGATCCGCCGCTTCCAGCAGCAGCAACAGCAGGGCGGCGGCGCGCCGACGCCCGAGTGA